A genome region from Rhodanobacter thiooxydans includes the following:
- a CDS encoding SUF system Fe-S cluster assembly regulator, producing MLRVSRLTDYATVVMTCIAAHPAEVLSAVQIADETRLELPTVSKLLKALGHAALVESFRGVNGGYRLARPAGEISLAEIVEAIEGPIGMTECSVAEGQCERESQCGVRGSWQLVNNVLDNALRAVSLTDMLKPQPPRPPRRIAAVPLGDIAMPAKARRVTTE from the coding sequence ATGCTCCGCGTCAGCCGACTCACCGATTACGCCACCGTGGTGATGACCTGTATCGCCGCGCACCCGGCCGAGGTGCTCAGCGCGGTGCAGATCGCCGACGAGACGCGGCTGGAACTGCCCACCGTGAGCAAGCTGCTGAAGGCGCTCGGCCATGCCGCGCTGGTCGAGTCGTTCCGCGGCGTCAACGGCGGCTACCGGCTGGCCCGGCCGGCCGGCGAGATTTCGCTGGCCGAGATCGTCGAGGCGATCGAAGGGCCGATCGGCATGACCGAATGCAGCGTGGCCGAAGGCCAGTGCGAACGCGAATCGCAGTGCGGTGTGCGCGGCAGCTGGCAACTGGTCAACAACGTGCTGGACAACGCACTGCGTGCGGTCAGCCTGACCGACATGCTCAAGCCGCAGCCGCCACGGCCGCCGCGCCGGATCGCCGCCGTGCCGCTGGGCGACATCGCCATGCCGGCGAAAGCCCGCCGGGTCACCACCGAATGA
- the sufB gene encoding Fe-S cluster assembly protein SufB gives MNNQSSTAATLRDNAGVAEVLGRSYSAGFVTQIEMTGLPPGLDEGTIRALSAVKREPEWMTEWRLEAYRHWLTMPKPDWAKLNIDPIDYQAISYYAAPKKQPKSLDEVDPALLETYEKLGVPLHERAALAGVAVDAVFDSVSVGTTFRKQLADAGVLFCSMSEAIREYPEIVQKYLGSVVPTGDNFFAALNSAVFSDGSFVFIPRGVRCPMELSTYFRINAQNTGQFERTLIVAEEGAHVSYLEGCTAPKRDENQLHAAVVELVALEGAQIKYSTVQNWYPGDENGVGGIYNFVTKRGDCRGDDSKISWTQVETGSAITWKYPSVVLRGDRSVGEFYSVALTHHFQQADTGTKMIHLGKDTKSKIVSKGISAGRSSNSYRGLVKMEKGAERARNYTQCDSLLIGKKCGAHTFPYMEVKNPTAIVEHEATTSKISDEQMFYCRSRGIGEEDAVSMIVDGFCKQVFRELPMEFAVEAKKLLEVSLEGAVG, from the coding sequence ATGAACAATCAGAGCAGCACCGCCGCCACACTGCGCGACAACGCGGGCGTGGCCGAGGTCCTTGGCCGCAGCTACAGCGCCGGTTTCGTCACCCAGATCGAGATGACCGGCCTGCCGCCGGGTCTGGACGAAGGCACCATCCGCGCGCTGTCCGCGGTCAAGCGTGAACCGGAGTGGATGACCGAGTGGCGGCTCGAAGCCTATCGCCACTGGCTGACCATGCCGAAGCCGGACTGGGCCAAGCTCAACATCGACCCGATTGACTACCAGGCGATCAGCTACTACGCCGCGCCGAAGAAGCAGCCCAAGTCGCTGGACGAGGTCGACCCGGCGCTGCTGGAAACCTACGAGAAACTCGGTGTGCCACTGCATGAGCGCGCCGCGCTGGCCGGTGTGGCGGTGGATGCGGTGTTCGACTCGGTCTCGGTCGGCACCACCTTCCGCAAGCAGCTGGCCGATGCCGGCGTGCTGTTCTGTTCGATGAGCGAGGCGATCCGCGAGTATCCCGAGATCGTGCAGAAGTACCTGGGCAGCGTGGTGCCCACCGGCGACAACTTCTTCGCCGCGCTGAACTCGGCGGTGTTCTCCGACGGCAGCTTCGTGTTCATCCCCAGGGGCGTGCGCTGCCCGATGGAACTTTCCACCTATTTCCGCATCAACGCGCAGAACACCGGCCAGTTCGAGCGCACCCTGATCGTGGCCGAGGAAGGCGCCCACGTCTCCTACCTCGAAGGCTGCACCGCGCCGAAGCGCGACGAGAACCAGCTGCACGCGGCGGTGGTCGAGCTGGTGGCGCTGGAAGGCGCGCAGATCAAGTACTCCACCGTGCAGAACTGGTACCCGGGCGACGAGAACGGCGTGGGCGGCATCTACAACTTCGTCACCAAGCGCGGCGACTGCCGCGGCGACGATTCCAAGATCAGCTGGACCCAGGTGGAAACCGGTTCGGCGATTACCTGGAAATATCCTTCCGTGGTGCTGCGCGGCGACCGCTCGGTGGGCGAGTTCTACTCGGTGGCGCTGACCCACCACTTCCAGCAGGCCGACACCGGCACCAAGATGATCCACCTCGGCAAGGACACCAAGTCGAAGATCGTCTCCAAGGGCATCAGCGCCGGCAGGAGTTCCAACAGCTACCGCGGCCTGGTGAAGATGGAGAAGGGCGCCGAGCGCGCGCGCAACTACACCCAGTGCGACAGCCTGCTGATCGGCAAGAAGTGCGGCGCGCACACCTTCCCGTACATGGAAGTGAAGAATCCCACCGCGATCGTCGAGCACGAGGCCACCACCTCGAAGATCTCCGACGAGCAGATGTTCTACTGCCGCAGCCGCGGCATCGGCGAGGAAGACGCCGTGTCGATGATCGTCGACGGCTTCTGCAAGCAGGTCTTCCGCGAACTGCCGATGGAGTTCGCGGTGGAGGCGAAGAAGCTGCTGGAAGTCTCGCTGGAAGGCGCCGTCGGTTGA
- the sufC gene encoding Fe-S cluster assembly ATPase SufC, producing MLKIENLHARVEGKEILKGLSLSVNAGEVHAIMGPNGAGKSTLGNVLSGRDGYEVTAGTVTYNGIDLLQLSPEARAAAGVFLALQYPVEIPGVNNTYFLRAALNAQRKTRGEKELDSMQFLKLVREKLKVMQISDELLHRAVNEGFSGGEKKRNEIFQMAVLEPQLAILDETDSGLDIDALKQVAQGVNALRSPDRAFLMITHYQRLLDYVVPDFVHVLANGRIVESGDKSLALKLEEHGYAGLGTGAVA from the coding sequence ATGCTCAAAATCGAAAACCTGCATGCCCGCGTCGAGGGCAAGGAAATCCTCAAGGGGCTCAGCCTCAGCGTGAACGCGGGCGAGGTGCACGCGATCATGGGCCCGAATGGCGCCGGCAAGTCGACGCTGGGCAATGTGCTGTCCGGCCGCGACGGTTACGAGGTGACCGCCGGCACGGTGACCTACAACGGCATCGACCTGCTGCAGCTTTCGCCGGAAGCGCGCGCGGCGGCCGGCGTGTTCCTGGCCTTGCAGTATCCGGTGGAGATCCCGGGCGTCAACAACACCTATTTCCTGCGCGCGGCGCTGAATGCACAGCGCAAGACGCGTGGCGAGAAGGAACTCGATTCCATGCAGTTCCTCAAGCTGGTGCGCGAGAAGCTGAAGGTGATGCAGATCTCCGACGAGCTGCTGCACCGCGCGGTCAACGAGGGCTTCTCCGGGGGCGAGAAGAAGCGCAACGAGATCTTCCAGATGGCGGTGCTGGAGCCGCAGCTGGCGATCCTCGACGAGACCGATTCAGGCCTGGACATCGACGCGCTGAAGCAGGTGGCGCAGGGCGTCAACGCGCTGCGCTCGCCCGACCGCGCGTTCCTGATGATCACCCACTACCAGCGCCTGCTCGACTACGTGGTGCCGGATTTCGTGCACGTGCTGGCGAACGGCCGCATCGTCGAGAGCGGCGACAAGTCGCTGGCGCTGAAGCTGGAGGAACACGGCTACGCCGGGCTCGGCACGGGGGCGGTGGCATGA